TATAACCATGTGTACATGACAAACAAGCTATGGCTGTGTCAGTTATCAATCATATCATGTTTCACATAGTGGGTAAACTTATATCCAAATCTTATGTTTCTAGGTACATTATCATAACCTTATAACGTCCTAACTCCTAAACCGGTAATTAACTGTTAATTTGGATTATATAGTGAAACACTTTGTCAATAAAGTTTCGTCAACAACCTTATATGAATAGTGGCTAGCCTTGGCGAGCCAATATTGTTTTTCTGTTACGAGCAACAGCTCATATTTTATGACACTGAACATGCATTCTATTTATCCTCATacagtcatcaaaaataatcatttttaagttgccttttaaacgttgtttgacttggaagtaggtcagtcgaaatTTATCCTGCAACTAGCATCTGCATTGTCGtaatacacatacaacattAGTTTTTGCTGTTTGCGGCTGTGACAGAAAACTGctgtattttaaaatcttagCACGTGTGTCAATTtgactgacctacttccaaATGAAATAACGTTTGAAAGGCAACATATTTGGATTTTGTTAATACTGCTTCACTTAAAAAAcgattatttttgatgactgttgcaggGTGATTAGAATACAGAATCCattgtcttaaaatataagcggtatttttggctcgggacagaaagacaaaagtggctcgtCAAGGCTCGTCTtgacttttgtctttctttaccctcgtCAAAATACggcttatattttaaaacactactcatgtattctctatatacacCATTTTTTGACCCTACCTCACTTGGTAGGACGAGATCTCATTCGCATATATTCAGAGTAACTGTCTCTAAATAGTTTCATCTAAGGGAGTGCATTACAGAATATAAAGCTAATTCCTTTACAGAGATTTATCCCAAACGGCACGTAATGATGTCCTATAGATTTGTTTAAGTATATGAAACGCTTATAGGTCAGGGGTCTgaatacacatacataacatCTCTCAGGTTATGTAACCACTGAGTTCATCAATCATCTATTTTTGCAGTTCTATGCCCTTTATAAGAAAACGGAAGTTCGTGAACTTGAGAATGAGAGTATGCCAACTGTCTCGCACACTATAACAGGACGGGAAAAAATTAACGTGCTAAAGACCATCAACACAAAGGCTCATCGCAAGTCTGTTTTCACTCAAACCGAGAACAAGCTATCACCGGAGTGGGTTGGCAAGGTTAGTATTTTCTTCGTGAGATGGCGATGACTTGATTATTTGTCTTTCTCAATATATAACGCTTCAGCACCACTACATTTTCAGATTGTCTATACTGAAATAACACACATAGCTTTAACTaggcctgtatctgttggggggaataaattcaatatcaccaaatatttatgttcaacaatatatttatttgaatattaagtTTATTGCTTTGTATTATTCACGGATAACATGATGATATagtatttaaaattaagtacCCCTAGTCAAGGGGTTAGTCCCTTACACAATACTGAATAAGTCTGACTACTTcaaggagttacttccccttaagtcaatttgtcatatcaatgtgtacttaaatatatttgtctgtatttcttACCACCTGTTGTTACTAAGGAGAAGACTTAGATAGGCTATGACTGATGTCTTAATCCTATTTTTCTCTGTCAataatatttgttgaaattgaaaacaaaaatacttaAAGCTATAACCAGAGATGACAAATGAAGTCTAATAACGAGTGTTATCTCGAGAGTATCGATtgtcaacatttaaaaaaaaaactaaaacatgtAACCaaataatttgatgaaattGCTTTGCGGTTTAAAAGACTGTGTTTGTTCATAGTTAATGCATATTAGCTGGCCCTTTGAACTCCCCACTCAACAATCCTAGTTCGAGCCAATTAGTTAATTAcaaagtcatttttcaatgcaATAACAAGGTCAGTAATACATGATATCTTCATAATCGTTGACCCAGGTGTGCAAATTAAGCAGATTATTGTAATTGAATGGTAGAGCGACCGAAACATTAGCAAACGCATATACATTTGCTATGATTGTCCTTTCTCTACACTCAACCAATTTCGGATTTTCGGAAatttagccccccccccccccccccccccccccccccccctctctctctctttctcccTTACCAAATAATGTAGCTCTAGATGATATAAGGATGACATGTTTTGGAACTAGATTTAGTGGTCAGAGGCCTAGTATTATCTTATTGACCTTCGTCTGAAGCAAGTGTAGAGAGGTGAGATTACAGTGTTGAGGGGTGAGATGAAGCATGTTGTAGAAAGGGGAACAGGTGACCTACAGCTGCTCATTTAGAGGAGGTTAGGTTACGGCCACACTGTGACGgttgttaatgaaataaaaacatgaaaataaatgatatagaGCCATGATTatgaacaattgaaaaaaaaaaacctgccaCCAGCAAAGGTGAGGGAACAGACATTTCATTTGCAAATTCAAAGATATAGGAAGCTGCTGGGTTCAGCAGTGTTTTTCAGTTGATTATGATTTAGAATGCCCCGGACGAAACACAATTATGAGGAATAGACAGGAAAACGATTCTCTGAAAATCTGCTTATATCTAACTTGATGTGAAATGATTATATGATTAACTGCAATGCAGCATCTAGGAAAGGGCAACAACATAACCAGAACGATCTCAAATGATAATTCCAGTAATATAACAGTTTACGGATGCCTGGTGTCATTCTCTTTGTAAGCACGATCTACGGGTATGACTGATATGATGGGTAACCTAGCAATGGAAGATCAAAGACAAATTCTAATACATTAAACTATCGTTGTTTAATTAAGTTATGTAAGCTATTAATCACAACAAGGCTGAAGAAATTGGTATCTGGTTACAAATTGACATTTgtataaaattaacatttgacGACGTAAAATTGAAATCCTTGTGGAAATCCTTTGATGATGGGTACAAAGCCAACTGACCCACGAGCGTAACGATGGTTTCGATTCCTGTAGACAAAACTTAGTGAACATAAATGTCGCGTGTTTCTTTCCTCCTGACCCGGAAGTAAACTGTCGGGTTACCTGCCTTTGATGTCCTTGCACCGAAGTAGAGACTAATTAaaaactgtatacaatgtaatttgcTTTGAAGCGACCTCTGTCACAGGAAGATGTAGATTGTTTACGATATAGCATGAAATTACTGTATTGTATATCCAAGGCTGTTTGTTTtcagtgatgctaccagtatCCATATAGGTtaaggttttattattttatgaataaaatatcATCTCGTAGATAGGGGGAACTTTCCAAGTTAATGTttcttttttgtgttgttttgtttttgtttttcaaacaCAAGCCCGTTaatgtatttcttatttttgtatcttcaaatgacttttcTTAAAACCTGCACTAAATCTATACTAGCGGGAAGTATTGACAGCTATGCGTTCTTCTATCTTTCAGGCACCTTCTGACATATCCATTCATCTGACGAGCCGAAATCGTATTCACCCTATTAGACAAACACTGTCACCACATCCATCATCGGAGGAAGTATAATAGGGACATCATCTTGTCTTTCCGTCAGTTGGTTCGACATTACCAGGGAAATTTCCTGTCTTTCCGTTAGCTGGTTCCCTGCCTTTCCGTTAGCTGGTCCGACATAACTAAGGAGACTCTCCGTCTTTCCGTTAGCTGGTCCGACATAGAAAGGGAGGCTCTCTGTCTTTCCGTTAGCTGGTCCGACATAGAAAGGGAGGCTCTCTGTCTTTCCGTTAGCTGGTCCGACATAGAAAGGGAGGCTCTCTGTCTTTCCGTTAGCTGGTCCGACATAACTAAGGAGACTCTCCGTCTTTCCGTTAGCTGGTCCGACATATAAAGGGAGACTCCCTGTCATTCCGTTAGCTGGTCAGACATAACTAGGGAGACTCCCTGCCTTTCCGTTAGCTGGTCCGACATAACTAAGGAGACTCTCCGTCTTTCCGTTAACTGGTCCGACATAACTAAGGAGACTCCCTGCCTTTCCGTTAGCTGGTCCGACATAGAAAGGGAGGCTCTCTGTCTTTCCGTTAGCTGGTCCGACATAACTAAGGAGACTCTCCGTCTTTCCGTTAGCTGGTCCGACATATAAAGGGAGACTCCCTGCCTTTCCGTTAGCTGGTCCGACATAGAAAAGGAGACTCCCTGCCTTTCCGTTAGCTGGTTCGACATAACTAGGGAGACTTCCTGTCTTTCAGTCAGCTGACATAGGTAGGTCACGCGTTGGTCAAATCTACTGAAGTATTGAGAAATGTGCATTTTAATcatattaacattataaaatcgtttattttttttctcatcgACTCAGTACAACGAAATCGGCTTCGATATTTCTTGGCGTCTTTGCCATTTGTTGGAGTACCCAggataaacaaaaatgttgatctTATTGTAGAAGATCATGAGTATAGTTATCACACAGAAATATTATTGAAAACGGAGAGATGGAATGGACAAAGAGCCAACCCAGGTACAACCAGTGAGATTGGAGCATTAAGCGTTTCCGTAAACCAAGAATAATGTACTTTACGCGTagattgtatgtatacattccATATTATCAAAGTAGATTTTAAAATGCAACGAATTAGACACGAATTATTGGAGCTCTCTGGTTAGCAGATTTACCCTCTCCAGATCCGCTACAAGCTTTAGGATACAGACTCGTTTGGTTTGTATAACGATTAGAGATATTCTGTTCCGAAATGACATTATCAAGATGCAAAGCGATGATCAAATCAGTGTACATTTCTTTATTTGCCTGAAAAAAATGCATCAGCTTTCGTGGAAATGCTCgcgaaaatttgaaaattattatcTTCAtagtaaataatattttatcaaagcTATTCATTGCGTATATTACTTCAaacatttgtaaataatgtgttttaAGACATTCCGTCCACGTGGTACTAATAAAATAGGTTTGGTAAaagtgtatgttatatatgtaagcATTTCATTGGATTACCCGTCCATAACGTTTTTGACGTTGCTTTTAATTGGTTGATAAAACGGCGTGATCATTTCCAAGAAAAGAGTCCATCAATGAAAGTGTATGGTCAATCAAATTCTAAGGATAAACTTAAACAGATAGTTTATGTTATGGAGCTAAAACACAGTGTACTTATCATAAAGCGCTTCATTTAGAGAACACTTCGTTGTGGTGtcataacataacatatatatccaagttatttttttataaataatccGTTGTACTCGAAATTATTGTTGTTGGCATCaagtagttacatgtatgtaaacaatCCATATTGATTTGTTGTCACATTTGCAGATGTTTGTTACTgttgttttatgtattgtgtTATTTCCGTCATAGCTTTCACAtgtcatgtatttattttctcatAAATAGTTTAGAGAATATCACTTTAACAGGTATCAACATTTCACACCAAAATATACCATGAACTTAGCAAACGTACTACTATGGTGTGTTTATCGGTATTGGCTGCAGTTAACTGCATTTTCGACCGAATTCAGcttaataacaataataacggTATGACGTCATCATGGTAACAGTTTAAATTATGGCATTGACAAAAAAGCAAATATTACCATTTTGACTTCATAAATGAAcgaagaaatttttttttcattcgtGACAAGATTGTAGAATTTTATAAACAGATGAGAAATATTTGAATCGCTGTGATTGAACTAGCGAACGAGGTGTAATATTTTAGCTCTATCGTGTGTCAGGTAACAATAGTCATCTTCATTGTGTTCACCATTTAAGaataatacattataatgtatataataagccCTGTCATCGAGATCTTTCAAGCTCtttaaaaattacataaaattTAACAACTTCGAAGTTTTGATAAACCCGAGACCATATCATTTGATCTGAAAGctattaacatgtacatgtgctgGTGTGAACgatattgaataaaaattaatttgatattaatatatttttttgttttgtttggaaaataattttaaaagatgtaaatatatatatatttatactatcATATCAGTGTTATGTGACACAATAATCTGTCACGTGCATCCAGTAAATTGCGTACAGTACCATAATGCTTTGCAGGTATTGTTTTCTTCCAGATTCAACACACCGCCTCACATTTGGCATTTCGTTGAGCTTTCGCacatgtgaggaaggctttgcgCTCCGTCTCTTGGCCAAGATATGTATAAAGTGGTAGTTTGCTCCTTCTTAGCGCTTTTCATTTTGGGGAATCGGACaactggttcgcccattgtcaggATAATGTTACCGGGTGGGTTGtgttgctgggtgtctttgacAGTGTTTTTCACTGAGGTAGCACTATGCAGTTGGCATCAGTTGATCCGCGCTATTGTAATCTtaagacaaacacgaacataccgccgTCTcccaaaaacacaaacattcGCAACACTGATGCATCTTTATGATCATCACCGTTGAACGTTAAaccacaacacaacacaatcaAGATTTTACAAATTCTGCTTTAGAAGAATAATTCAACAATGGCGTAAGTGAAAGCGAAGATAACCATTTAAAGTCATAGAAACACGAAGACATATTTCCAATTTTTCATGCTTTATTTTGTGCAAATGCATAACAAAGGCAATAGAAACGTTAATGTCAATGTCGAATTAGTATCAACATTGCGTAAAATTACTCCATTAATTACATTGGTGTCgctatataattgtataattataccAAAATGTAGTCATTTGGGAAATATGAAAGTCGTCCTCATGTTTTTCGAAAATAACTGCACAAAACGATAAGATATCCTTTTCAGAAGATAAGAGGATTTCTTTCAACATTTCGCTTTTAAAGAGGTCAACTAATAAACTTCTTCATCAAGTAACGTTTCCCATTGACCACACCTATTTGTTGAGACCGAAAATGGGTTTAACTATTTTGACACCTTACTCCGCCATTGTTGGATCAATGATAAGCTGCTTATCAATCCAAAGAAATATTGAATTGAGAATCATAGACCGATATGTCggttaaaatatacatatttatggGACCAAAAAGGAGTTGATTATAATTGGTTAAAGTTGATACAATCTTCAAAGATAACAATATCATTTTCAGCTTGAATTTTGCCAGGAATTTTCACAAACTCGCACTGTCATCTAGACATCCAACAAATTGAGAGATTTTGAGATCCTACACTGGCACAGGGGAAATAACTTTTTATAATTTAGTTCACATCTGTTATTTCAAAGAAATGGTCAATCGAAAGGATCAGAACAGTTTACCTTaaatcttaaaagtatgattttACCGTGTGGTATTTCCTACCGGAGAATGAGAATAAGAAAAACGTAAGTTTAACGACTGTTAGTACAAGTATATCAAATTGACATGATGTTGTCGGAGGTCTCAAAGAACATGTTTCAACATTGTGAAAATTAACAACATTGTGAAGATCTTTTACAAAGACACATCTCGGTCTCAGATGTGTATTTTACAGTTTTATTTCACAAACAAAATCGCAATCAGCAATTAATATTCAATAATAGTCAGCGAAAGCGTAACGCTACAGGGCGCTCCGGTCTTACTCACAATTTTGGCGATTCTTTGATACAAAATACTTGCGTTTTTTATCCCCTCGAATCAAGTTTTAAAACTTAACAAAAACTGTTCGTTGCTTTAACACATGGTATATACTTTTTTCTGTAGGACCTATAccatcaaaatatcaaaaattacgctttttatacacaaacaaaattaaattgttgggttaaaataaaaacaatcgtTAGGTCATGAATTTCTATACAAATATTTTGGTATAGTTTTCCTTTCATGGAcggaaacatttttttttctatttgtgCATGTCGACAAAACGTTGTAGAGGAATCGGCAACAGCGACCGGAAGTGGATTCTTTGATTACGAATGACCTTGACCGCTAAACACTGAAGAGTGTGATATTTGACTGGACAAATCGTCAATCCGCGAGCGTTAATCATGGCGAAGAGTGAAGTATTGTCGATATCAACCAAATCAACATGGGCTCCGTAATCTAGAAACAATTCAATAATTTTCTTTGTGAAGAAATTGTACTTTTCTATCCATTTGAGATGACTATGGAGAGGAGTATCCCTTTTCAAATCCTGGACGTTGACGTTTGCGCCTGCTTGAATAAGTTCCCGGGTGACGCAGAGATCCTCGTGACGCGCCTCCCGTGGACCCGTCTCCATGAAATGGAACACGATTTTTGGTTTCCTGGTTAGTGACTTGTGTAAGAGGGATACCCCATTGATATCACATAACTCCATCTCTACCAGTCGTTTCAGCTGTGATCTGAAGAAGTGTTTCTCCTCCGAAGATTTATTGTTGACCTTCAGCAGATACATCATATCGAACACGTGGTCTATGACCTTGTCAAAGATATTGGAATTTTGTATGAAGTATTCCGTGTCTGAACATTTTAGCAGATGGGCATTCTCCAAAAAGTCCACCATATCTTTGAAAACGTCCAAGATTTCTTTGAATCTTGGTATAGATACACCACGAAGAGTTTGTATCTGGAATTTCGAGCAGATTTCAAATAGTTGAGACAACGCAAACTCTTGCATTCTGTGAAGAATTTTGTACTTATTCGTCAGCAAAGAATATACGTATCGTGTCATGTCAAACGCTTGAATGAGATTGTCGTTATGCAAAAGTGACGTTGACTGCAGAAGAATTCTCTGTATTGTGTCCCAGTGGGTCGGTCCTAGCTGATGTGACGTAATAGCTAGAGCAAGAGCGTCCATTGAATCACAGTTCTTGGCCAATAAGATAAGATCTGAAATGGAATTAGGAACTTCTACATCTTTTCCGAATATTTCCGGAATTTCCCGAAGAGATGTCTCACCACCTCGTAGCTCAGTCCGGATATACATTGATCGTAACCAGTACTCGTATCCTTCCTTATACTCGCCCCTGCCGACCGCCATAGCTCCCATCAGGTCGTAAATGTCGGCCGACTTTGGCGCGTTTGCGTTGATACTATCCATTAAAAACTCCACGATATCGGGGGAGTAAACTAGAATAGCATATCTCAAACAATCGTTTCCCTTCAAAATCCGTAGTCATAATATCAGCGCCGTTACGGACAAGAAGTTCCACTGTCTCCATATTGTGAGCTTTTATAGCATGATGAAGTATTGAATACTGGTTTTCTTTTTTGTAGTTTACGTCTGCTCCATGGGCAATTAGAATCTTACATATCTCTAAGTTATCTACAGAATCTTTTAAACACGTACTTCCCAGCGTATCCGGAATGTTGACGTCACTTCCGCTATTGCATAATGCTTCTACAAGTTCCGTGTTATTCATATAGCAGGCTGCGTGAACTGCTGTCGAACCAGTAGTGCAAACAGCGTTCACATCGGCGCCATGACTAGCAAGAATCTTCACGACTTCAGGTTTCTCCTCAATTGTTGCAAGCCATAGAGGCGCGACCAACATATCCTTTCCCCCACAGTCAAACCTTCCCTTCTTGTTGATATCGGCACCACATTCCGCCACAAAATACTTCACCGTTTCATCCGTTCCTTTCTCACACGCAACGAAAAAAGCCGTTTTCCCATCTATTTCATACTCCACAACGGCTTTGCGATCGGCTTCAGTTAAATCCTTCAGTGTATACTTTATCGTTCTAATGTTTTTAGAGGCGATATTTTCCTGTACGAATGCAGCCAAGGACTCGGTTGTATCTGGTGGCTCTTCAGTAGGAACCTGATCTTTAATTCCATCTAGGAACTCTTGAACTACTTTTCGAAAATTTATTATTCCTTCACTGTCGACATCCGCTGACGTCTGTTGAATACCTCCGACTTCCGCTGGCGCCTGTTGAGTTCCTCCGGCTTCCGCTGGCGTCTGTTGGGTTCTTTCGACTTCCGCTGACGTCTGTTGAGTACCTCCGACTTCTGCTGGCGTCTGTTGGGCATTTTCGACTTCCGCTGGCGTCTGATGGGCACTTTCGACTTCCGCTGGCGTCTGTTGGGCACTTTCGACTTCCGCTGGCGTTTGCAGAGTACCTCCAACTTCCGATGATGTTTGTTGAGTACTTCCAACTTCCGGAGTTAACAGATCACTGCTACAAACGTCTTGGGTCACATATTCCGCACTATCGGCTACACTTGCTGCCTGTGCAGGACTTAAATTCTGATTCTCTGAAAATTTCTCATCTGGAATAAAGCACTGCCcatctttgttattattttcagACAAATTCACGGCCGAGTCTTCGCTATATAAGTTACGCTGTGCAACTGATGCTATAACTGATCTTACATCAACTGTTCCATCTACCGGACCGGAAGTAGAGTTCAGAATGTATGACACTCGTTCCTCCACTGGGCCCACCTCGCCTGCTGTCTCCCCAGTAACATAGTGTTCCGACCCCAAAATGCCCGCTCCATTTTCCACGTCAGCTACCAGATTACTTGATCCATTTAATAAAACGTGTTCAGGTTGTGATTCTAAAGTACCTACGTCATCAGTGCCGTGAGGCGCAACAGATGACGCGGACTCCACGTCATATCCGGTCTGTCTTGGTTGGTTGCAGCTTGCTCTGACAAGGCTGTCCGGTTGATTGTTTTCATCGGGAACGTGGGCATCTGACTGTCCATTACAAGTCTGGTCCGTGATTCCCTCTGAAACTGCTGTTTCAGGTGATGTGTCTGTTTCGTTGTTTATTTCACCACTTCCGTCTTCTGAAGTACTTCCGTCAGCCTGATCCATTAGATCGTTCAATGACctgaaacagaaataaaaacaaaaaatcatccTTCTATCAATGGAGGCATTTGTTTAAACTGAGACTTCATTCTCGTCACAATGCAAGAAGGCGTGCCCCTTAAATTCTGAAATCCTGTACCTTTAAGAAAAATTAATATCacataaaggggcattccttcgtttgaataaagtttagatcgtcaaaattaaacttactgaaaaatatgtattttttccaagtagtaaaagttataatctttacattaatacggcagttttaTTCACAACATGATAAACCAAAGTGCTTCGAGttttaaatcatgaaaattcttaattcgacccgaagtatcactataACAAAAACATACGGTATGTGTATACGATACGTCTTCCCCCTGTACATTTCGgctttaatttcattacatgtaggcacagacACTCATGTAATCATTCGGgcatatatttcatcaatagatATTGTGCAGGTTTCTGATGTGCGAACGagggaatgcccctttaatatGACGCTTGCTTTGTGTTAAGATTTGATTCTTGTCGAGTGAAATAGTTGTTTGcatttgtattttaaacaattaataTGCAACTAATTCTTTTTTATAAAATAGTATGCAGTCTTCCTTAGATGTGCCAATCATCCattctaaaaacaaaatcaataaaatcttTTCGGCAAAAATAAATGAATCTGTATAATGTAAGTCACGAATGCGTGAAAATTCAACGATGTGTATCCAACATGGGCACAAAATTACCGAGTTTTGATTCAGGATAAAGGGAAGAAGGATAACTCGTGAACTCTTGGCTTAGAATGAATGTCGTATTTCTCAAGCTTTGGCGCCAACAAAAGGAATATTATATCACACCTTTAAAATGTCTTGCAACTGTATGGATATATGTAGATTGCGTGCAGTATATTACAACTAAAAATTAATGGACCTTTTCGtggaaaaaataattaattaaatgaatatttatatttatatatcataaaaaacatGGCCTATTACAAAATCAATCGGCATATGAGAACGGATGTCTAGGGCCTAAACAACCACCAGTCACATGAGGACGTGTGTCCAGGTGCTAAACAACAACCAGGGTCGAATGAGGACGTGTGTCTAGGGGCTAAACAACAACCAGAGTCAAATGAGGACGTGTGTCTAGGGGCTAAACAACAACCAGTCACATGAGGACGTGTGTCTAGGGGCTAAACAACAACCAGTCACACGAGGACGTGTGTCTAGGGGCTAAACAACAAACAGAGTCAAATGAGGACGTGTGTCTAGGTGCTAAACAACAACCAGAGTCAAATGAGGACGTGTGTCTAGGGACTAAACAACAA
This DNA window, taken from Pecten maximus chromosome 3, xPecMax1.1, whole genome shotgun sequence, encodes the following:
- the LOC117324595 gene encoding protein fem-1 homolog C-like, yielding MAVGRGEYKEGYEYWLRSMYIRTELRGGETSLREIPEIFGKDVEVPNSISDLILLAKNCDSMDALALAITSHQLGPTHWDTIQRILLQSTSLLHNDNLIQAFDMTRYVYSLLTNKYKILHRMQEFALSQLFEICSKFQIQTLRGVSIPRFKEILDVFKDMVDFLENAHLLKCSDTEYFIQNSNIFDKVIDHVFDMMYLLKVNNKSSEEKHFFRSQLKRLVEMELCDINGVSLLHKSLTRKPKIVFHFMETGPREARHEDLCVTRELIQAGANVNVQDLKRDTPLHSHLKWIEKYNFFTKKIIELFLDYGAHVDLVDIDNTSLFAMINARGLTICPVKYHTLQCLAVKVIRNQRIHFRSLLPIPLQRFVDMHK
- the LOC117323081 gene encoding ankyrin repeat and KH domain-containing protein mask-like, whose amino-acid sequence is MDQADGSTSEDGSGEINNETDTSPETAVSEGITDQTCNGQSDAHVPDENNQPDSLVRASCNQPRQTGYDVESASSVAPHGTDDVGTLESQPEHVLLNGSSNLVADVENGAGILGSEHYVTGETAGEVGPVEERVSYILNSTSGPVDGTVDVRSVIASVAQRNLYSEDSAVNLSENNNKDGQCFIPDEKFSENQNLSPAQAASVADSAEYVTQDVCSSDLLTPEVGSTQQTSSEVGGTLQTPAEVESAQQTPAEVESAHQTPAEVENAQQTPAEVGGTQQTSAEVERTQQTPAEAGGTQQAPAEVGGIQQTSADVDSEGIINFRKVVQEFLDGIKDQVPTEEPPDTTESLAAFVQENIASKNIRTIKYTLKDLTEADRKAVVEYEIDGKTAFFVACEKGTDETVKYFVAECGADINKKGRFDCGGKDMLVAPLWLATIEEKPEVVKILASHGADVNAVCTTGSTAVHAACYMNNTELVEALCNSGSDVNIPDTLGSTCLKDSVDNLEICKILIAHGADVNYKKENQYSILHHAIKAHNMETVELLVRNGADIMTTDFEGKRLFEICYSSLLPRYRGVFNG